TCAGGTTCTGGTCGACGGCCGAGTACTGCCCGGACAGACCTATCGAGCGGCGCACCGCGTGCGGTTCGGAGCGCACGTCGTGACCGGCGACGGTCGCGTTGCCCGAGTCGGGCCGCAGCAGGGTGGCCAGTATCCGCACGGCGGTGGTCTTGCCCGCGCCGTTGGGGCCGAGCACCCCGAGAACCTGCCCCTTCTCGGCCCGCAGTTCCAGACCGTCCAGCGCGCGGTTGGGTCCGAAGTTCTTGACCAGGGCCCGCGCGCTGACCGCGGGTGCGGGCGACTCCGCCATACCGCCTCCGCCGGGTTCGTCGGTGGGTGTGCGGCAACTGTAATCCGAACAGCCGAGGGTCTGCCGCCCGATCGGTGGATTCCGGTGGGGCGTTTCCGTTTGGCGGCACTGCTTTCTTGGCAGAAGTTACCGCTAGGTAATATACTCGGGTTACCGATGAGTAAGGGCGTGGTGATTGGCCCGCCCACACGATTCAGCACGAGGGAGCCACGCCATGGGCCACTACAGGAGCAACCTCCGCGATCTCGAATTCAACCTCTTCGAGCTGTTCGAAGTGCAGAACCAACTGGGTACCGGAGCTTTCGAACAGGCCGATGAGGACGCAGCTCGCGGCGTGCTCACCGAACTGAACACCCTCGCCACCGGCCCATTAGCCGACTCCTTCGAAGAGGGTGACCGCAACCCCGCTCACTTCGACCCGAGCACCCACTCCGTCACGCTTCCCGAAGGCTTCAAGCGGTCCTACCAGCAGGTCATGGACGGTGAGTGGTGGCGACTCGGTCTGCCGGACGAACTGGGCGGATACGGCATCCCGCCGTCCGTCCAGTGGGCGGCCTCCGAACTGATGCTCGGCTCCAACCCGGCCATCTTCATGTACATGGCCGGCCCGAGCTTCGCCACCATCCTCTGGAACAACGGAACCGAACAACAGCGGCGCTGGGCCGAGTTCATGATCGACCGCGGGTGGGGCGCCACCATGGTCCTCACCGAACCGGACGCCGGATCCGATGTGGGCGCCGGACGCACCAAGGCCGTCAAGCAGGAGGACGGGAGCTGGCACCTCGACGGGGTCAAGCGGTTCATCACCTCGGCCGACCAGGACATGACCGAGAACATCATGCACCTGGTGCTCGCCCGCCCCGAAGGTCCCGGGATCGAACCCAAACCGGGCAGCAAGGGGCTGAGCCTGTTCCTCGTTCCGAAGTACCAGTTCGACGGCGAGAACGGTGAGCCCGGCGAACGCAACGGCGCCTTCGTGACCAACGTCGAGCACAAGATGGGGCTCAACGTCTCGGCCACCTGCGAGCTGACCTTCGGACAGCACGGCACCCCGGCCAAGGGCTGGCTGCTCGGCGAGGTCCACGACGGGATCGCCCAGATGTTCCAGGTGATCGAGTACGCCAGGATGATGGTGGGCACCAAGGCGATCGGCACGCTGTCCACCGGATACCTGAACGCGCTCGAATACGCCAAGGAAAGGGTGCAGAGCGCGGACATGCCGCAGGCGGCCGACAAGACCGCACAGCGCGTGACCATCACGCACCACCCGGACGTCCGGCGCATCCTGATGCTGCAGAAGTCCTACGCGGAGGGGCTGCGCGCGGTCTACTGCTACACCTCGACCTATCAGGACAGCATCGCCCAGGGCAAGGCATCCGGCGAGGACGTGACGCTTTACGAGCAGGTCAACGACCTGCTGCTGCCCATCGTCAAGGGTGTCGGCTCGGAGCGGGCCTACGAGATGCTCACGCTCTCCCTGCAGACCCTCGGTGGTTCGGGCTACCTCCAGGACTACCCGATCGAGCAGTACATCCGCGACGCCAAGATCGACAGCCTGTACGAGGGCACCACCGCGATCCAGGCCCAGGACTTCTTCTTCCGCAAGATCGTGAAGAACAACGGGCAGGCCGTCGGGCACATCGCCAACGAGATCCAGCGGACGCTGGGCGCCTCCGA
This genomic stretch from Actinopolyspora halophila DSM 43834 harbors:
- a CDS encoding acyl-CoA dehydrogenase, with the translated sequence MGHYRSNLRDLEFNLFELFEVQNQLGTGAFEQADEDAARGVLTELNTLATGPLADSFEEGDRNPAHFDPSTHSVTLPEGFKRSYQQVMDGEWWRLGLPDELGGYGIPPSVQWAASELMLGSNPAIFMYMAGPSFATILWNNGTEQQRRWAEFMIDRGWGATMVLTEPDAGSDVGAGRTKAVKQEDGSWHLDGVKRFITSADQDMTENIMHLVLARPEGPGIEPKPGSKGLSLFLVPKYQFDGENGEPGERNGAFVTNVEHKMGLNVSATCELTFGQHGTPAKGWLLGEVHDGIAQMFQVIEYARMMVGTKAIGTLSTGYLNALEYAKERVQSADMPQAADKTAQRVTITHHPDVRRILMLQKSYAEGLRAVYCYTSTYQDSIAQGKASGEDVTLYEQVNDLLLPIVKGVGSERAYEMLTLSLQTLGGSGYLQDYPIEQYIRDAKIDSLYEGTTAIQAQDFFFRKIVKNNGQAVGHIANEIQRTLGASDADDRLKEERELINQALDDAQAMLGALIGFATSAQEDVNEIYKVGQQAVTLLMSMGDLVIGWLLLRQAELGLRALDGGVSDRDAAFYNGKVAVARFFAKNVLPELSSRRRIIESTDNSLMEVDESAF